The nucleotide window GGTGGGTACAgtgaaattatttaaatgCATTCATGAACAACAGGATTGGCGAAATTGCCCATTAAAGTATGTTATTCTTAtttaaaagtatgttttaAACAGAATGCTTCTTTTGAACACTGTTGTGAAAATTGTATCAGTTAAGCTACTAAGCATTAACATTGTTTGTGCACTGTAGTAGGCATGGTCAAGTAATGAAACTCAAATTAGAATTAGGCAAGAACGTTATGGGCTACAGCCCAGGGGCCACCACCTGCTAAAGGGGGTCCCCCTAAAATTTAACTGGAATTCTTAAGTAAatctttgtttgcttttaacaTTGTAAACTAAACCTTTACTCGTCACttgctaataataataatacacttTATGTGTTTAAATACTTTACAGTATAAATTAAAATAGTAATAGTAATCATCACAGCCATACTTTAGGGAGTAATACTGCAAACTCAAACTAAACATAACCGAAACCATTCAGAAAAGTGCAGACCTCAGCAAAGGTAATGCAGATTACTTTCACAATCTATGTCAATCTATCTATCAATCTATCTGTCTGCCAATCTATTCGTTTAAGAATCCTTCTAACCTTACTTTTGAGATAGGCCTTATTTCAGGAAAAATGCACTATAAAGTTAGTAAGTCAGTCAAATGCTTGATACCTTTATCAATTGATTGTCTTGTGTAAGAAGGTTCAGGTTGAGTTGTAGTAATGACAGTCATATTGGGATCATAAGATGATCTTGCATTGGGCCGATTTACTTGGCTGGCTATAGTTGTTCCATACtccaaaaataatataaatttacTAATTTGCATATATGCAGACACAAAGTGATATAAACATTAAGCAaggaaacatttaaaacaaatcattTTGTTAATCAGTTTTGTTTAACCTTTCTATTATAACCAACATTAAGAAAATTAAGTACAAAAACATATGCACAACATATACTACTTGCACTTATCTGGTAGTTCTACCTGTGATGTTTGATTAAAGGCTGAAGATGCAGTTAATCGTGCTGAACGATTAGTATCAGGTCCATTATACTGTGGAAGATGAAAATCGCGATTAAGCCTTGGTGATGGAATGCCACCAGCAATGCTGTGATTAGTTGTTAACTTGGCAGGAAACACCGAGGTTATATTGAAGTCTGTGCTGCAGTTCATACGGTTTGCTTCCCCATTATGTACCGAAATTGATTCTGTTTTGTTTCCGCTATGCTGAGCAGAGCCctgcaacaaacaaaaaagaaactaaaCTGAGATCATTGTTGAAGTATTTTACAGTTTAAGTTACTGTATTTAGCACCATTACATCATCAATGATATATTAAAAATTACTGTGGCCGATTGAGGTCTTTTACTCTGCTTAGAAGATGGTCTGCTATCAGGCAATCCTGAAGGTTTCTTCTTTCTACCCTTGGACATGTTGTCCAGATAATTGTATCTGCAAacaatgatttaaaatttacatttatcCACAATGCACAGAAAGAAATACATGTACTCCACTGTAGCACTCACCGCATTGTATCTATCGGATGTGGATCAGAACCCTTCCATGGTGGTGGTTGCCATTTAGGTCCTGACAATGGTTTCTTTGAAGATGGAGTTGTTGGTCCTTTCTTTATTCCTAACATTGACGAAGCACTTGACCTTGCCACAGATATTTTGCTCATATTACTTCTAGCAGTGTCTGGTCGTTTAGTATCCTCAAGTGAAAGCTGGTTTTGTGCTTCAACAGCCTAATGCACAGTGATGTTCATTTATACTTATGGTAAATAGTTTGATATCCTTCTACTTTAAACAATATGTAGATACTAAAAGTATATTCAAAGCAACCTAGCAGGTATACTCAAAAAGTACTaacatgaaattgaaaaaaagtatCATGTTCAGCAATCATGCTATTGATTACACAATATAGACAGCACAATAATACTACACTTATAGTAGATATATTTTACAAAGTACCAGATTTGCCATGATGTATGTTTTATGATTTAATGGATTTTTGTTACTGTCAGATCAAAATAAGATGCACACCTTTACTTTCACATAGTTCAGTTCATGCACAGTGTTGACATAAAACCTTTTCCATATTTTCTCTTCAAATGGAGATGGTTGGTAAGTAGGATACCACCcaaattttaaacactttGGTCTCCACAGACAATCTAATTCTGTCAGATAGTTCCAGTACCAGGAGACCTGTAACAACTGCCTGATTAAAATAATGATTCATTAACGtacaaagtaaaaatgaattttaacCGCACTGAGTTAAAATTCAGAAGGTTTTGCTATTTTAACTCTGCATTTTGAAATTCCATTAATTGATAGCACTCGTAAGGAATTTCTGTAATTATAACACATATTTCCTGGCACTGTAATTAGAAATACTTATGGtaacttgataaaaaatacACATTCAAGCCATTGCTAACCTGTGCACAGCGACACAATGTTCTGGGatcaagaaaagaaaatatgtaAAGTGTCAGCACCCGAGGCATGATCCTAGTAAAATCAAACTTCTCTTGTGGAAATTTGGCATTTAGTGTTTCTAGAGAGAGCTAAAAACTTAGAATATGCGCACAAACAGATTTAACAAACACAGAAGAATAAAGATTAGCACACAAAATATGGGTCAAAATCAAGGTTGATTACATTTACATATATGATACAGTATAACATAATatcttatataatatattaacACTGtgtttactgtataataatataCACATGCCGCATAATATATATTATCCTAAGATAACATGCATTGATTGTTACATATTTACCATTCAAAGACaccaaatgtttagttgaCAAGTTTCGTAAAATGTCATCAACAATTATGCGCTTCTGAGTATCTTGCCATTTCTGAAACTGTATACATATTGTGTAAAACAAAGAATGGGTCAGTTGGGAAAATGTATTTCTAGCAGTCGAATCTGGTTAAGTCCTGTAAATATCTTGTAGATCCTGTAGTTAGGGAACACAGCGGTtcctaaatttttttttaatgccaCCCAACTCTGAGTTTGGTGAACATCTCGCAACCCAAGCCTCAAACAGCatattttaacacaaaaaaattgattgcatGGATGATTTTTGGCAGTAACTtgcaaaacttgttttcagTGTCAGCAATCAACTCTTTTCTTAAGTACCTATAATACAGGCAGACACAGACAAGCCGTGGTAGTGTGGTTCGCTCATTatgaaacaaaatactttattaGAAACATAATTATTTGCATTGCCTCGATGCGACCCATTTTTTGACTCTTTGCGCCATTGGTTTGGGTCACGACCCATGCTTTCTGAACCACTGATATAACAGTAAAATTGACTGATTGCCACTAATTCTTGTATTACACACATGAAAGGGATTAATAAGGGAATACTGTCTTAGACTGTGTAGTCAGTTTCAAGTACCATACTGATTAATTCAAGTCAGCTACAAGTAGCATACAAACTAATAGTTGCTAACATATCATGATACCTAGTACCAAACAGCTGTGAATCAAGCACTGGTCTAGCCTTACAAGTCGATTTGATCAAGCTGTCACACTACTAGCATTATAATTAATATGATAACAAGACATCAATGTCACAAATCAAACCATCTTCGCCTTTATGACGTCCATCTTGCTTAGCGTTCAATTACATGGTTGTCAGTGGCAGGCACAAATCTTCATGCCACATAGTGTGGCATGCTTGCGGCCTAAGTTTAAAGTATTTCTACATGTGTGTTAAAGGGCCATAAACCTTTATGTTTTGTGATAATTTAGGCATTGCATTGTGTTTCTCTCTGATaagttttttgcattttaatgtCATAACAGCAACTACAATTAGCATCATTTGATTCAgtaaaatattgcattttattGCCAAGAAACGTTGCAGTGCTTAGAATAGACAAAAAGACATTTTACGCAAGAAAACATCGATTGCATAGGCTAATCGCATTTTTGTACAAGATTGGTCATAAAAAATGCTCACACGAAAAAGGCCAAGAATTTAACCAAAAAAGACATTTTAAATGTGGGGAgaagtaaagaaaaatttacatcTAAAATTCCATGCAAAAGCTGTccatatttttattagttgaAAATTGCGTCTAAATCATCAAGGTTTGTACATGTGTAAGTACCATAGTAGTTGGTGAATTAGAAATATTGCATTGGAATCCATTTGATAATTTTAGTTTAACAACTCCACATAAAAATACTGACATGTTGAAGTgtgtaaacaaaataacagaagttgGATGTCCACTACTGGCGTCGATTCCCGGGGGGGGGGGGACAAGAATGCCTTGTCTCTCCAAGTACAAAATTCAGGTGAACTGAGGGTACTTTTAGTGCCACACGCTAGCTTCCAGATAAACTTTGATCTAATTAATGTACACACGAGagattgtttgtttaaagtcAACGCTCGCCAAACACCAGTGGATTTGCAGATGTTTATTGCTATaattattgcagttttatTTCATCGGCGGTTCCTGCTTGGAATTGTTTTTGCATCTCTTTTTGCCAGTTTGCAATAATTGTACCATTGATAAATGTTATGCACACCCATGGTGCAATTCCAATTCGAGAATCCAACAGGTACAAAATGAAACGAGGGAAAGAAAGTAACACTTGTGCTTGCTTTGAAAACAGCCAAGAAAAAAGAACAGACAAAGAAGTAGAAAGCACTACAGGAGGCGGCTTTCTGTAACAATTTAACTATAACAGTGTAACACAACTTTCTCGTTTAAAATGGTTATCTAAAAGGTCACCCAATCAACATGCTTTCAACGATAGGTAATTAGATTAATGGAAGAATAGTACAAAAACTATTCTGTATTTCAAACCATGCAAATAACTATCCGAATCCAGTGCAGCAAACAAAACCCGAATTACTTACCCATTTCTTTATGATCTCTCTTCTTTCTTCAAAAACCTGaaacaagaaacaaattaGGAACTAAATGACTTATAATTAtgatcaaaaagaaaaattttttcaacttctTCATCAATACAATATACAAACTATTTCCTAAAACTATCCTAAAATAAAGCCACACAATATCCAAATTTAActgaaaattaataaatttctGCATTTCAGGCTAAGCTTTCTAGAAAAAATTTTCTAGGTCTTGATCTGAGGACCCCTGAGGccacatgcaaaatttttcatcaaatgTTAGCTTACTTGAAGATTTGCTTCAGGATGGTTCATGGGAGTCCATGTGCTTTTTGCAAGATTGGTTGTGGCTTTGGTTTTCATTGGAGGAGCAAAGGCCATTTTCgccaaattttattatttttgatatGAAATGCACGATTAGGTAGTACTAAGgaataataaacattaaattaacattttattaaCTAATCACATGCTAAGAAACTTAACACATCACATAGCTTAGCTGCTTAACAATGGTATGCGTTTGACTTATTGGCAACTGTTTTCCGATGATACAACTCGATTTTCTTATACAGTAGACTTCGCATATAATGGAAGCCTATACAACATATAAATCACATAGGTCAGATGAAAATACAGGTTCGGATAGAACTATTCTTTTAATGCATTCAACCTTACCTGTAACAGCTCTGTTATAATGGTTAAGTTCTCCAGTCCTTGGGAGATGTAACAATTATAATAAACTTGTTTCTGACTTATGTATATAATACCAGTACTGTATAAAATAATGATCTAATATATAACTGATccaataattttgaaaagaaattagTATGGCAAAAAATAGGAAATAGAACAAACAACTTCGTTGCAAAACTGCTTGATTTTGTAGCAATCTGCTGACAGGGACATACTGTAGAGCaaggcttctcaaactttttggttcTGTGACCccaatttagaaaaaaagtttctATGCGACCCCTTGAGGGGTAGCCTACACGTTAATGATGATAATACAATATACAAatctcaagtggtatttttgtctctggcaaaatcatacaagTGGCAACAATCCACCGAAGTATAGTAACTTTAGTctacagtaataaaagaatctCATAATGGGAACAGTAAAccgaataaaaaataaacaaaaaaaatcaatttataaaattaaatttgtttcacgactttaaaattacattttgcgaCCCCAAACAGGGTCGTAACTCACAGTTTAAGAAGCCCTACTGTAGAGTAAAACACATTTTGTTGTTTCGTACTGTCAGAGTATGACGTCTATGCAGCTCAATAGTGCAGGACGTAATAAACAGGGGCTTAAAAAGCCTGCACAGTCTGCTTAGGTTTACTGTGTGTGTGATTCAATCTGCAAAATCCGGATCCGGGCAGGTTCATATAGCTGATGGCAACAAGCACAAACAATAGCTTGGAAAGCTTTAGGTTTTGCATTCTCAATTTTTAATACTCAATAATCTTGTGTTCCACTGCTATTCAAGCACAACCCCATAGCATGCTCGGTTAAAATGCAATCATGTGTACATTTATTCCTACCTCTGGGAGATCCGGTCATCCGGCTTTTACTAATTACCACACTTCAATGCTAAAATGTCAGACTGCAGACTTTGCCATATCCAcactcaatactgcttttcatTAGCGCATTAGGTCAGATCGTGTGCATTACTGTGTAATTGCACACctaagtgcacaattttattaCGTCTGATAATTTGCGTACagcacttgtcatttttatttatttggcaCACTCAAGATCCtcttattgctatcttgcatgttttaagcccttgggctttgccactttttcttGCGCGTTAATTATTCGTCGGCATGTgctttattgtgctataattacaacggttagcatcctaaCTTTCCCTACGCACAGTtataatggcgaaaaataaataacacaaCTCAAAATACAGTAGTTCAATGCCGATAGATTCATCACTAGTTTTTTTCAATGGTAGAGTGAGCAAAACGAATTTTAAAGTATGTTAAATCAAGCTGTTATTGTGCTTCAATCATACATCAGCATAATTCAATCAataatatacagtactttTAGTATGTATAACGGCATCGTTATCCAATAATCAAAACATAGTACCTACATCGATACGTAATAGCTATGACACTCAATTATTTATAAGAATAGTCAACTTAAACGTGTCAGATAAATAACGAAACGAAAGTACtgtgtaaaagcaaaatcagggctaaacgtttttattttccagtaaataattttaattaatatactgtattatcAAGCATGTTTGAGAAATCCCCAAATataaatctatttttaaagttgacattgtctgaaccgtgttaaccaaattttaaagtaaaataagaaacaggatattgtttggcactcttaaggttaatgttatatttttcgacaagggctttcgcaagcataagcttgcttcttcaggtgtagcTTATTCTGAAAGTAACTTTATACAGTTAACCTTAAGAgggccaaactatatcctttttctatttttaaaataacagtTTTTTACTGTGGGCGAAAATagtaaaatcaaaataaagaaaaagtaGTTTTTATCCTTGATCTGAGGAAAGTATTTGACGGCTTAAACTCAGCGAAGATTTTTCACCactcgagccccggttaccaaGCTAGTTCTGATTGACgattgtgcaagttccgattgttacacactttttattttgctttttttgtttaaactgtattgcccgaatttataACCGTCGATCAGGCCTAACGTTAACGCCTTGCCCAAGAGCATTACAAAAATAGCGCCACTGAACATCGAAAATGGAACACGAACCACATTATTAGGCTACGAGACTAGCGCTTAAACCACTCGGCAACTGTCTATTACAGGGGTCACCAAACTACGATCCGCGAGATTAGTTGGTCCGGCTCGCCTCACTGTGCCACGAATAAGCTCATGGCATTGTATGGTACTAAACAAAGCGGAAATGCGATCCGCGATATTTTCTGTTCTAATACTTATCTGACTTTGTGAAAAACGTTTGGTAACGTCTGGTCTATCGGACATTGTATGGATAAAAGTGACGTCGACTAGCAGTAGCACTTGACCTGCAGCGGCCTGGGTGTTATTTTTAATActattacatcatttcttggaaaaatgttttctagttattgattgaagtttgaataaatttgtttttagttaaatacttcaactgtcgattgatatttggaaatTTACTCTGAATAATTTCGTATgaacactccttttagtacgttcccagTTTGTTTTCTAACATCTATTGTGATAAgataagctcgcacttctaccgGCGAACAGACTTAGCCGAGAGAATCATCGAAATCAACAGATGAGTCGTCTAAGCTAGCAATGGTGATTGCAGCCAATTAGACATCTTACACGCGGTAGTATTACTGTACTTCTGTACTTGGTTATTCGTAATATTAAGAAAATGCCCCTACaacaaaaaccttttcttgtaaattatttctgttttaatattaaaacctttcggccGACAAAAAGTTTAGAGTATTCTAATTGCACGCTACAACAGAGTCAGATAATAATtgaacaggtaaattaagttaagatacCTTCATAAGCCAAAAGAAACTCTTCAAAGCAGGGTGTTAATCGAGTATTGACAGTGTTGTCTCTATGATCCTTCAATTTATATGGGTTGTTTCTCTTCGTAACACAATTtgtgaaaaatcaaaattaaaatcgGATTAATCATCAAAAATAGATTCATCTTTTATATTGCAGCAACTATACTAAACCGGGGGTGGGTAACCTGCGGCCCACTTGCCTATTTAATATAGCCCTGTCAGGATTTTGTTAAAGTATACAACATAGCATCAAACATATTAAATGGTTACGTACAAATTTCCTTGAGATGACATTGACATTATTCGCCATTTATATAATCAACATCCCGCTCGAAATGTAGTGCAATTCACGCGGCACCGCAGTACTGATTAGGTTCCCCACCCCTGATCTAAACTTTACAAATACTTCATCGGAAGGATACGATATTTGCTGATATAAATATATGACTCAAAGTATTGATTGCCCTCGTAGCTATAGTAGCCTACCTCTAGTAATACATCACAACATTAATCTCTGATCAACATGATATACCTTATATTATCACACAGCACCCCACTTGAACTTGAATGATTGAAACACACCGAATTAGTACATTAGAATAGATTTATAGACATAGACCAAGGGCCGAAGAGAGCGAATAATACCAAACTTAGGAATTTATAGTCAATGAgttattacgtaattataTTAGCTTTTTCCTCCAAATTCATACCGTGATGATGATTGGCTAATAATCACTTTATAGTAACTCAGTACTTTGCGTTAAAGCTTTAACGATAATACCGCTCCTAGGCTCTGTGAATAGTATAATGCAGAGGTGGGAAAATGTATTCAATGGAAGAgccatttgcagaaaatacaagtaCCAGAGagcctcaaaattatttcaatacaaaaacgGTAAATAATGCATTAGCATTAGATgtcatcgttttcgttttgcaGTGTATTTAAGTAGACTAAACTGAGGTAAACCTTACTGTCTTAGCAATGAAATTGCGTTGACTTGCTGTTAACTAACTcttcggattctatgtctatTGTTACGTTAAACAAAATGCTGACCTAAattaagaaaagaaaaaaagagaaacgttcataaacagtACTCTTGGCaacctttacaatttttttggaattttacgattcgactagaagagccacaaaaaacatgccggagagccgcagtttgcccaccactGGTATAATGCATAGAACTGCATTGAGCCAAAATCACAGTTGGCCACTTGATGCTGCCCGAGCGCAATTAGTATAGCACTCTACATGCAATGATTCAGCGCTCGGCACACTTACCTTGTTTGAAAGAGATCTCTTTTGTGTCATAAAAAGACATCGTATGAGTATTGCCGTTTAGGAAAAGAAAACACGACACAGACTAAAATACTGAGTTCGGCAAAGAGACAAAACATGAAttctaaattttttagttgagaGAAAAATTCAGCCCGCTAATGTTATCCCAGTAATCGCGTACGCGTATTCATGATATTTTGCCTAGTAGAAAGGTTCATAAAAGGTGTACACGTTTGCAATGCGTGAACGCATTCGTAGTTTATCGCGAAAGTATTTATTTCTATGAACTATGTTTATAATTATCGTACAGTATTTGTTTCACGTATGTGAATGGATGTAAATGGACATGTTTGCTATAAATAAACCATATAAgcaaaagtttgtaaaaagtattttgagaACTCCAGTAACAAGTAACTTTAAATCTTTATATCCAGTTCTGTTAGTTATCACATTACCAACATGGTGTCCGACAAGTAAGTAAACTGACAACGCGTTGACAATTAGCGAACACGGTCACAAATTACGAACGCGTTCACAGTTTATAATAGTGTATAAAAATGAGCCGTTCGGCCAACACAGCCATGTTTTATACAGGATAGTTTTACAAGCATGCATTTTGTGAACATCGTTGTTAAGAATCTTTTTGCCTGGAAAAATATGGTACATAAACGTTTGTAAATTGCGAACGCAATTTGCATAGCCTAAAGATCAAAATAAAGCGAATTCTAACATAAATGGCCAACTTTTACCGCCAAGCTATGAAAGAtaagatttaatttttttgttttaccaaaTCAATTCATTTGTTACTTAAGTTCGTCACGGGTTAAGTACATTTTTATTCTCACGTTTTTGCCAATCGATCTCTGCCAAAATTAGTAACTTCTTTGTGATGAATTCCGGTACCATACCATAGCGTTCACAAAAGACGTAACGGGTagttattcatttttataagatACACTTTCACCAGAAAGTAGTGAACAAGGCTGTTACAGGCAACCCTTGCAACCAGCTAACTTGCTCTACAATTTTCACATACTATCTCACAGTTTGAAAAAGTCTTCGATAAAACGTATCTTTTGTGAGCTGACAACTGCGAAATTGTGTAACTAGGAAAACAATCAACCATTGaaatttatgcttttgtttaatttgaaaaactttcagcaCAATATTTTTCAGAGCTAAACACATCATCATCTttattattgttaatttttacacACTCCACACATTACAGCTTTTCACAAGACAGCACACTTCAGAAAGGATTTGAGGATTATATTCAGATATGGCCAGTGTGCAAAGAAGTGATTTCCATCGTGGCCCCTGAAAACCTTCCGCATTCTTTTCATACAAGTTATGGACTGTTTCAGCAATGGCCCGAGCATACACATGTAAAACCGGTTCATCTTGTCCCATAATTACACTAGTATGAAAGGTTGGTGGTGAAAATGGCTTATGCTGTGGTTGATCTAAATTAACCACAACTAGAGTGCCAAGTTTCTTGCACTGTGTCACCACTACAAAATCTCTATCAGCAAAGGAAGCACACATAACATCAGTATTTTTACCATTAATTTCGGCAGATGCACTTGAACTCAAGAGGGGGTTATGTTTATTCATGTCAGGCATAcccttgaaaatttttttccgGTTTATCTTTTGTCTGCTTTAGAGCCGCCCAAACAAGGTGGGGTATTTGTAGAAGAATGACCAGATTTTTCCCACTGATCTGGAGTCTTAGCTTGTATGGAGAGAGCGTGCACAGAGCTAGAAAGTTCTTCA belongs to Clavelina lepadiformis chromosome 6, kaClaLepa1.1, whole genome shotgun sequence and includes:
- the LOC143463533 gene encoding F-box only protein 16-like, translating into MAFAPPMKTKATTNLAKSTWTPMNHPEANLQVFEERREIIKKWFQKWQDTQKRIIVDDILRNLSTKHLVSLNETLNAKFPQEKFDFTRIMPRVLTLYIFSFLDPRTLCRCAQVSWYWNYLTELDCLWRPKCLKFGWYPTYQPSPFEEKIWKRFYVNTVHELNYVKVKAVEAQNQLSLEDTKRPDTARSNMSKISVARSSASSMLGIKKGPTTPSSKKPLSGPKWQPPPWKGSDPHPIDTMRYNYLDNMSKGRKKKPSGLPDSRPSSKQSKRPQSATGSAQHSGNKTESISVHNGEANRMNCSTDFNITSVFPAKLTTNHSIAGGIPSPRLNRDFHLPQYNGPDTNRSARLTASSAFNQTSQYGTTIASQVNRPNARSSYDPNMTVITTTQPEPSYTRQSIDKAPVSQSSKTAPDMTQLSIDAGTRPQPVARHSLEKRKRVKDVKVESESPEIIPAKSSEAISTSDANDLKGNKWVAPNNSNSDDDDN